The region GCCGTTGCCGTTGCCGTTGCCGTTGCCGTTGCCGTTGCCGTTGCCGTTGCCGAGATTTTGATCTGCTTTGCCGCTTTACCGGTCAAGTGGAGACCCGGAGGGCGCCGCACAGGACGTGCGGCGTTTTCCGATAAGACAAGGATGTCTTATCGGAAAATCCCGGCGCAAGCTGCGTACTCGCAGGGGAGCTTCGTCAAGGAAAGCCCTTTTCTTTGGTTACTTTTCTTTTGGGCCAGCAAAAGAAAGTAACCCGGCCGCTTCAGCGGACGGAAGCTGTAGATGTTGCTGTTTCTTTTCCGCCTTATGACGGGGAGGCGCAGCACGGCACACATCGCGGTCGCGGCTTACGCCGCTCCTACAGGTGGATTTCGGCCAGGAACGGCGCGAGACCGATGCACCGCGGTCGTGGCTTGCGCCGCTCCTACCCTTCGATTGCTTCGCTTCTGTAGGAGCGACGCGAGTCGCGACCGCGAACCGACCGTTGCGCCGTAGTTGCGAGGTCGCGGTCGCGGCTTGCGCCGCTCCTACCCTTGGCCCCGCCGGGCGCGCTGCCATTCGCAATAGCCCACGCCATCCGGCGCGACGTATTCATGTCCGCTCGTCGGAAGAGGCACCCTCATCCCGCTATCGACGGCCGCCGTCGATGCGCCCGGGCCTATCCTGAGCCCCCACCCCCAAGGATCGCCCGCCATGGACACCCAACAGATCGCCAACCGCTATGTCGAGCTGTGCCGCGCAGGCAAGCACGAACAGATCCAGGACGAGCTCTACGCCGACGACGCCGTCAGCATCGAGGCGCCCGGCCGTCAGGACGGTTCGCTCGGAAACGTCGAGGGACTGGCAGCAATCCGTCAGAAGGGCCGCGACTTCATGGCCGATGTGATCGAGATCCACGACAGCTGGTGCAGCGACCCGGCCGTCGGCGGCGACTGGTTCAGCCTGGCCATGAGCATCGATGCCACCTACAAGAGCATGGGCCGCATGCCGATGGCCGAGGTCGCGGTGTACAAGGTGCGCGACGGCAAGATCGTGCACGAGCAGTTCTTCTACGGCTGAGCGCGGCACCGAAACCGACGCATCGCGGCTCGACCGCTCGAGCACTCGACACGGCGCAATGCAGTGCAGCACCTCGTGACGCGTCGAAAGGATTATGCGCAGCTGCCTCGGCACAACGTCCGCGGCATCGGCATCGGCATCGGCATCGGCAGCGGCAGCGGCAACCGCGGGCCGAGGCCTTCCGCTGCAGGCTAAGCCGCATGCCGCGAGGCACCGGACAGAAATCGGCCCCCGCAAACGAAACAGGCCCCGCGAGCGGGGCCTGTTTCCTTACGCAACCGTAGCGACGTCGATCAATCGATGTCGAGGAAGCTGCGCAGCTGTTCCGAACGGCTCGGGTGACGCAGCTTGCGCAACGCCTTAGCCTCGATCTGGCGGATACGCTCGCGGGTGACGTCGAACTGCTTACCGACCTCTTCGAGGGTGTGATCGGTATTCATGTCGATGCCGAAGCGCATGCGCAGCACCTTGGCTTCCCTCGGGGTCAGGCCGGCGAGCACGTCGCGGACCGTCTCGGAGAGGTTGATGTTGGTGGTGGCTTCGACCGGGGACTCGACGTTGGTGTCCTCGATGAAATCGCCGAGGTGCGAATCCTCGTCGTCGCCGATCGGCGTCTCCATCGAGATCGGCTCCTTGGCGATCTTCATGACCTTGCGGATCTTGTCCTCGGGCATGTCCATCTCTTTCGCCAACTCTTCCGGCGTGGCCTCGCGGCCGTACTGCTGGAGCATCTGACGCGAGATGCGGTTGAGCTTGTTGATCGTTTCGATCATGTGCACCGGGATACGGATGGTGCGCGCCTGATCGGCGATCGAACGGGTGATGGCCTGGCGGATCCACCACGTGGCGTAGGTCGAGAACTTGAAGCCGCGGCGGAACTCGAACTTGTCGACCGCCTTCATCAGACCGATGTTGCCTTCCTGGATCAGATCGAGGAACTGCAGACCGCGGTTGGTGTACTTCTTGGCGATGGAGATCACCAGGCGCAGGTTGGCCTCGACCATCTCCTTCTTGGCCTTGCGCGCCTTGGCTTCGCCATAGGCCATCGCACGGCTGATTTCCTTGATGTCGGCCAGGGTCAGGAACGAGGCCTGCTCGATCTCGATCGTGG is a window of Lysobacter antibioticus DNA encoding:
- a CDS encoding nuclear transport factor 2 family protein, with the translated sequence MDTQQIANRYVELCRAGKHEQIQDELYADDAVSIEAPGRQDGSLGNVEGLAAIRQKGRDFMADVIEIHDSWCSDPAVGGDWFSLAMSIDATYKSMGRMPMAEVAVYKVRDGKIVHEQFFYG